Proteins co-encoded in one Alphaproteobacteria bacterium genomic window:
- a CDS encoding adenylosuccinate lyase, with the protein MIPRYSRPEMVAIWDPSTKFQIWFDIEAHAADAMAELGVIPKAAAKKIWAKAPKKYDAKAIARIDAIEAVTKHDVIAFLTYVSEQVGEEARFLHQGMTSSDVLDTCFSVQLTRASDVLLAGLDRVLAALKKRAYETKNLPAMGRSHGIHAEPVTMGLKFARFYAEFERNKKRLLAARDEVAVCAISGAVGTFANINPKVEAHVAKKLGLKVEPISTQVIPRDRYAAYFATLGVIASSIENIATEVRHLQRTEVLEAEEFFSKGQKGSSAMPHKRNPVLSENLCGLARIVRMSVIPAMENVALWHERDISHSSVERMIGPDATVTLDFALHRLAGLVENLVVYSERLSKNLNQMGGLVFSQRVLLALTQKGVSRENSYTLVQRNAMKVWEHGKDFLTELNADKDVRKALSAKDLESLFDIKYHTKHVDEIFSRVFGRAKR; encoded by the coding sequence ATGATACCACGCTATTCACGCCCTGAGATGGTCGCTATTTGGGACCCTTCTACGAAATTTCAAATCTGGTTCGATATTGAAGCCCATGCGGCGGATGCAATGGCCGAGCTGGGTGTGATTCCCAAAGCGGCTGCTAAAAAAATCTGGGCGAAAGCACCCAAGAAATATGATGCGAAAGCAATTGCGCGTATTGATGCGATTGAAGCCGTCACCAAGCACGACGTGATTGCATTCCTCACCTATGTTTCCGAACAAGTGGGCGAGGAGGCGCGTTTCCTGCACCAAGGTATGACGAGCTCCGATGTGCTTGATACCTGCTTCTCTGTTCAACTGACACGCGCGAGTGATGTGCTGCTTGCGGGATTGGATAGAGTGTTGGCCGCACTTAAAAAGCGTGCGTATGAAACCAAGAACCTTCCCGCAATGGGGCGTAGCCACGGCATTCATGCCGAGCCTGTGACCATGGGGCTAAAATTTGCACGCTTCTATGCAGAGTTTGAGCGTAATAAAAAGCGCCTTCTTGCGGCGCGTGATGAAGTCGCTGTGTGTGCAATTTCTGGCGCGGTGGGCACTTTCGCTAACATCAACCCTAAGGTGGAAGCGCATGTGGCGAAAAAGCTTGGATTGAAGGTGGAGCCAATTTCAACGCAGGTGATTCCGCGTGATCGCTATGCTGCTTACTTTGCTACGCTTGGCGTTATTGCGTCCTCGATTGAGAATATTGCCACTGAAGTGCGCCACTTGCAGCGCACTGAGGTGCTGGAGGCTGAAGAGTTCTTCAGCAAAGGCCAAAAGGGTTCGTCGGCCATGCCGCACAAACGCAACCCTGTGCTCTCGGAAAACCTCTGCGGTCTCGCGCGCATCGTGCGTATGTCCGTCATTCCCGCGATGGAGAATGTCGCGCTGTGGCATGAGCGTGATATTTCGCATTCGTCGGTGGAGCGTATGATCGGGCCCGATGCGACCGTGACGTTGGATTTTGCGTTACATCGCCTTGCAGGTCTTGTGGAAAACTTAGTGGTTTATTCTGAACGTCTATCCAAGAATCTTAATCAAATGGGCGGATTGGTTTTCTCTCAACGCGTTCTACTTGCGCTTACCCAAAAGGGTGTTAGTCGCGAAAATTCCTATACGCTTGTTCAGCGTAATGCCATGAAGGTATGGGAGCATGGGAAGGATTTTCTGACCGAGCTCAATGCCGATAAGGACGTGCGCAAGGCGCTTTCTGCTAAAGATCTCGAATCGCTATTCGATATTAAATATCACACTAAACACGTGGACGAAATTTTTTCACGGGTGTTTGGCCGAGCGAAGCGTTGA
- a CDS encoding VUT family protein, protein MNVILRTLKKILRSPWAYVYVAIIPIVNWSFAHVPTIPMPDGGQWAPFAVVTGLVLVFRDFVQRDIGNLVFIPLIIGVIISYKMAGPEIAIYSGLAFAISEFVDWCVYNFTKRKFSTRVLISSAVSAPVDTAVFLMGANMVVPGIFSYSTMLTSIASKMFGAYIVYRIVRYNEKKEAVINASLGQTPVKKFRPRV, encoded by the coding sequence ATGAACGTCATTTTACGCACCCTCAAAAAAATACTGCGCTCGCCTTGGGCCTATGTGTACGTGGCGATTATCCCTATCGTCAACTGGTCGTTTGCGCATGTCCCAACCATCCCCATGCCTGATGGCGGGCAATGGGCGCCATTCGCGGTAGTGACGGGCTTGGTATTAGTATTCCGCGACTTCGTGCAACGCGATATCGGCAATTTGGTATTCATACCACTCATCATCGGCGTGATTATCTCTTACAAAATGGCAGGCCCTGAAATCGCCATTTATAGCGGCCTCGCCTTCGCTATCAGTGAGTTTGTTGACTGGTGCGTGTATAATTTCACCAAGCGTAAATTTTCCACACGCGTACTGATTTCCAGCGCGGTTTCCGCACCCGTTGATACGGCTGTATTCCTAATGGGCGCAAATATGGTGGTGCCCGGCATCTTCAGCTACAGCACTATGCTGACATCCATCGCCAGCAAAATGTTTGGTGCCTACATCGTGTATCGAATCGTTCGCTATAACGAAAAGAAAGAAGCCGTGATCAACGCTTCGCTCGGCCAAACACCCGTGAAAAAATTTCGTCCACGTGTTTAG